In Paraburkholderia caribensis, a single window of DNA contains:
- the pstB gene encoding phosphate ABC transporter ATP-binding protein PstB: MNMAESHLNPVERPAAPAGFDPAQSGQAAAPSRPKIEVNNLNFFYNKYHALKNINLQIPEGKVTAFIGPSGCGKSTLLRTFNKMYALYPEQRAEGEILMDGENLLTTKRDISLLRARIGMVFQKPTPFPMSIYDNIAFGVKMFETLSRSEMDDRVEWALTKAALWNEVKDKLGQSGYGLSGGQQQRLCIARGIAIRPEVLLLDEPCSALDPISTGRIEELIAELKSDYTVVIVTHNMQQAARCSDYTAYMYLGELIEFGDTEKIFIKPVRKETEDYITGRFG, translated from the coding sequence ATGAACATGGCAGAAAGTCACCTGAATCCCGTCGAACGCCCGGCGGCACCCGCCGGTTTCGACCCGGCGCAGAGCGGTCAAGCGGCAGCGCCCTCGCGTCCGAAGATCGAAGTCAACAACCTGAACTTCTTCTACAACAAGTATCACGCGCTGAAGAACATCAACCTGCAGATTCCCGAAGGCAAGGTGACCGCATTCATCGGTCCGTCGGGTTGCGGCAAGTCGACGCTGCTGCGCACGTTCAACAAGATGTACGCGCTCTATCCGGAGCAGCGCGCCGAAGGCGAAATCCTGATGGACGGCGAAAACCTGCTCACCACGAAGCGCGACATCTCGCTGCTGCGCGCGCGTATCGGCATGGTGTTCCAGAAGCCGACGCCGTTCCCGATGTCGATCTACGACAACATCGCGTTCGGCGTGAAGATGTTCGAAACGCTGTCGCGCTCGGAGATGGACGATCGCGTCGAATGGGCGCTGACCAAGGCGGCGCTGTGGAACGAAGTGAAGGACAAGCTGGGCCAGAGCGGCTACGGTCTGTCGGGCGGCCAGCAGCAGCGTCTGTGCATCGCGCGCGGCATTGCGATCCGTCCGGAAGTGCTGCTGCTCGACGAACCGTGCTCGGCGCTCGACCCGATTTCGACGGGTCGCATCGAAGAACTGATCGCGGAGCTCAAGAGCGACTATACGGTGGTGATCGTCACGCACAACATGCAGCAGGCGGCGCGTTGTTCGGACTACACTGCCTATATGTACCTGGGCGAACTGATCGAATTCGGCGACACCGAAAAGATCTTCATCAAGCCGGTCCGCAAGGAAACGGAAGACTACATCACGGGCCGCTTCGGCTAA
- the phoU gene encoding phosphate signaling complex protein PhoU yields the protein MSDKHLSSQFDADLNAVSSKVLEMGGLVEAQIVAAMNALNEFDIGIADQVIAAEDRLNQMEVEIDEECSNIIARRQPTARDLRLVMAISKTITNLERAGDEAEKIAKRTKRLSEDGASRTINIAEIKLSGDMAVSILRRALDAFARLDTVAAAQIVRDDKAIDEEFRAFVRKLISYMTEDPRLISVGLDFLFIAKAIERIGDHSKNIAEFIIYVVKGTDVRHMGRDALEREALS from the coding sequence ATGTCCGACAAACACCTGTCCAGCCAGTTCGACGCCGATCTGAACGCCGTGTCTTCGAAGGTGCTCGAAATGGGCGGCCTCGTCGAGGCGCAGATCGTCGCCGCGATGAACGCGCTGAACGAATTCGACATCGGTATCGCCGACCAGGTGATCGCCGCCGAAGACCGTCTGAACCAGATGGAAGTCGAGATCGACGAAGAGTGCAGCAACATCATCGCGCGGCGTCAGCCGACGGCGCGCGACCTGCGTCTCGTGATGGCGATCTCGAAGACCATCACGAACCTCGAACGCGCCGGCGACGAAGCCGAGAAGATCGCCAAGCGCACCAAGCGTCTGTCGGAAGACGGCGCATCGCGCACGATCAACATCGCCGAGATCAAGCTGTCGGGCGATATGGCCGTGAGCATCCTGCGCCGCGCGCTCGATGCGTTCGCGCGCCTCGACACCGTGGCTGCCGCGCAGATCGTGCGCGACGACAAGGCGATCGACGAGGAATTCCGTGCCTTCGTGCGCAAGCTGATTTCGTACATGACGGAAGATCCGCGCCTGATCTCCGTGGGGCTCGACTTCCTGTTCATCGCGAAGGCGATCGAGCGGATCGGCGACCACTCGAAGAACATCGCCGAGTTCATCATCTACGTGGTGAAGGGCACGGACGTGCGCCACATGGGCCGCGACGCGCTCGAACGCGAGGCGCTCAGCTGA
- the phoB gene encoding phosphate regulon transcriptional regulator PhoB, with protein sequence MPSSILVIEDEPAISELISVNLQHAGHCPIRAYNAEQAQNLISDVLPDLVLLDWMLPGKSGIAFARDLRNNERTKHIPIIMLTARGDEQDKVLGLEIGADDYVTKPFSPKELMARIKAVLRRRAPQLTEDVVAINGLKLDPATHRVAAHAEGNEIKLDLGPTEFRLLHFFMTHPERVHSRTQLLDQVWGDHVFVEERTVDVHIKRLRAALKPAGCDAMIETVRGSGYRLAKSA encoded by the coding sequence ATGCCCAGCAGTATTCTCGTTATCGAAGATGAACCCGCTATTTCCGAGCTGATCTCGGTCAACTTGCAACACGCGGGCCATTGTCCGATTCGTGCGTACAACGCCGAACAGGCGCAGAACCTGATCAGCGATGTGCTTCCCGATCTCGTGCTGCTCGACTGGATGCTGCCGGGCAAATCGGGCATCGCGTTCGCACGCGACCTGCGCAACAACGAGCGCACCAAGCACATTCCCATCATCATGCTGACGGCGCGCGGCGACGAGCAGGACAAGGTGCTCGGCCTCGAAATCGGCGCCGACGACTACGTGACGAAGCCGTTTTCGCCGAAAGAACTGATGGCGCGCATCAAGGCGGTGCTGCGCCGCCGCGCGCCGCAGCTGACGGAAGACGTCGTCGCGATCAACGGGCTGAAGCTCGACCCGGCCACGCATCGCGTCGCGGCTCACGCGGAAGGCAACGAGATCAAGCTCGATCTGGGTCCGACGGAGTTCCGCCTGCTGCACTTCTTCATGACGCACCCGGAGCGTGTCCACAGCCGCACGCAACTGCTCGATCAGGTGTGGGGCGACCATGTGTTCGTCGAAGAGCGCACGGTCGACGTGCACATCAAGCGTCTGCGCGCCGCGCTTAAACCCGCCGGCTGCGATGCGATGATCGAGACGGTGCGCGGCAGCGGCTATCGGCTGGCCAAAAGCGCATAA
- the phoR gene encoding phosphate regulon sensor histidine kinase PhoR: MNIIWARSLVSLVLLAVLCAAVGVFVSTKAALTLAVLALLAQGIFSTFHKQRLWRLLDAPVYGEVPSAPGIWGEIYYRLHKLAKRWHAQVRQVEQQHSRFIQAIQASPNGVAMLDDHDQIEWCNAISEEHFGLDAKRDLRQHITHLVRHPDFVRYLNSHHYEEMLIMRGMGDKRQNVISVQVFPYGENRKLVLSQDITELERTDAMRRDFVANVSHELKTPLTVLSGFLETMRELPLDESERVRYLDLMMQQAQRMQHIVSDLLVLATLEGDNKPPSNQMVDMRAVLRHLQDDAQSLSGERHRISFDADEALTVTGVESEILSAFGNLVTNAIRYTPDGGSIGVSWHAQGGQAVFSVTDSGLGIPAADIPRLTERFYRVDRSRSRDTGGTGLGLAIVKHVLQRHDAQLEVKSEEGRGSVFTVRFPVARTARLQSNAA, translated from the coding sequence ATGAACATCATCTGGGCGCGGTCCCTGGTATCGCTTGTGCTCCTCGCTGTGCTATGCGCGGCAGTCGGTGTGTTCGTCAGCACCAAGGCGGCGTTGACGCTTGCCGTGCTCGCGTTGCTCGCGCAAGGCATTTTCAGCACGTTTCACAAGCAGCGGCTGTGGCGTCTGCTCGACGCGCCGGTGTATGGCGAGGTGCCGAGCGCGCCGGGCATCTGGGGCGAAATCTACTACCGGCTGCACAAGCTCGCGAAGCGCTGGCACGCGCAGGTGCGCCAGGTCGAGCAGCAGCACTCGCGTTTCATTCAGGCGATCCAGGCGTCGCCGAACGGTGTTGCTATGCTCGACGATCATGATCAGATCGAGTGGTGCAACGCGATCTCCGAAGAGCACTTCGGCCTCGATGCGAAACGCGATCTGCGCCAGCACATCACGCATCTCGTGCGTCATCCCGACTTCGTCCGCTACCTGAATTCGCATCATTACGAAGAGATGCTGATCATGCGCGGGATGGGCGACAAGCGGCAGAACGTGATTTCCGTGCAGGTGTTTCCTTATGGCGAGAACCGCAAGCTGGTGCTGTCGCAAGACATTACCGAGCTTGAACGCACGGACGCGATGCGCCGCGACTTTGTCGCGAATGTATCGCACGAGCTGAAGACGCCGTTGACGGTTTTGTCCGGCTTTCTCGAAACGATGCGCGAGTTGCCGCTCGACGAGAGCGAGCGCGTGCGTTATCTCGATCTGATGATGCAGCAGGCGCAGCGGATGCAGCATATCGTCAGTGATCTGCTCGTGCTCGCGACGCTCGAAGGCGACAACAAGCCGCCTAGCAATCAGATGGTCGATATGCGCGCGGTGTTGCGACATTTGCAGGACGATGCGCAGAGTCTTTCTGGCGAACGTCATCGCATTTCGTTCGATGCTGATGAGGCGCTGACTGTGACGGGCGTCGAGTCTGAAATCCTCAGCGCGTTTGGCAATCTCGTGACGAATGCGATTCGTTATACGCCTGACGGCGGGTCGATTGGGGTGAGTTGGCATGCGCAAGGCGGGCAGGCGGTTTTCTCCGTTACCGATAGCGGGCTCGGGATTCCTGCTGCGGATATTCCGCGATTGACTGAGCGGTTTTATCGGGTTGATCGGAGTAGATCCCGGGATACGGGTGGCACCGGGCTTGGGCTGGCTATCGTCAAGCATGTGCTGCAGCGGCATGATGCGCAGCTTGAGGTTAAGAGTGAGGAAGGGCGGGGGAGTGTCTTTACTGTGCGGTTTCCTGTTGCGCGGACCGCGCGGTTGCAGTCGAATGCGGCGTAA